One stretch of Miscanthus floridulus cultivar M001 chromosome 18, ASM1932011v1, whole genome shotgun sequence DNA includes these proteins:
- the LOC136523453 gene encoding uncharacterized protein: protein MNRKPNARGAWIYLENKFLGQRKSRALLLSVEFHTAKQGSASITDFCRHLETMAATLSDFGDLIGDRTLVLTLLRGLNGKFRPMVSNLKLRQPFPTFEEARTLLLLEEIDIDDVAASEAAGALDPPPSSVTTALITTPCPPAGRSYAGQGQVSHAGHGQGGQGSQSQGGHASQGGSQRIGRCHGGYDRNQQQQVSNTGGGYRSPAPFYNP from the coding sequence ATGAACCGCAAGCCGAACGCGCGCGGCGCGTGGATCTACCTCGAGAACAAGTTCCTCGGCCAACGCAAATCGCGTGCCCTACTGCTCTCGGTGGAGTTCCACACGGCAAAACAAGGGTCGGCCTCCATCACCGACTTCTGCCGCCATCTTGAAACGATGGCGGCAACCCTCAGCGACTTCGGTGATCTGATCGGGGATCGGACTTTGGTCCTGACTCTTCTTCGTGGGCTCAATGGCAAGTTCCGGCCAATGGTTTCCAACCTCAAGCTGCGGCAACCCTTCCCCACCTTCGAGGAGGCTCGCACGCTCCTCCTGCTCGAGGAGATCGACATCGACGACGTTGCTGCAAGCGAAGCCGCTGGGGCATTGGACCCGCCACCATCCTCCGTGACAACTGCACTCATCACTACCCCATGCCCTCCTGCTGGGCGCTCCTACGCAGGCCAAGGCCAGGTCAGCCATGCCGGCCACGGCCAGGGTGGCCAGGGCAGCCAGAGCCAAGGCGGGCACGCTAGCCAGGGCGGCTCACAGCGCATTGGCCGTTGCCACGGTGGCTACGACCGCAACCAGCAACAGCAGGTCTCCAACACTGGGGGCGGCTATCGCTCCCCAGCACCGTTCTACAACCCATGA